The sequence CAAAGATGAAACCACTCCATCCCACAGCACAAATAGAGGGACTACAGGAATCAGATATGTAAAAATCAGTCGTCCAATTTTAAAAGGTCTTATGAACGGTGTTGTAAACAAAACACTTATGGGAGAGAAAAGCATGGCCAAAATACTGGGAATACTTCGCTCTTGCGCTTCAAATACGCCAATTGCACTATTGGAATCCACAGCATTTTGTAAAATCCGTTTGGCATCATCCGGCTTAAAATGATGTAAGGATAAAAACTGTGTTCGCAACCCTTTTAAACTCTCAGGTACTTTTCTAGCATCAATAGCTGTTGCTATAAACTCAAAATTATCCGCTTGTTTTTTAGTGTATTCAAAAGCATTAAGATTTGGGTAATAATCGGTTAGCACTATTTTTAAATCTGGATGACTTTTTAACAATTCAGAGTTCAACCAAAGTAAACCACCGCCACCGCCAGAACCTAAATCTATTATGGTATTGGAACCATCTGCTTTTAGACCTTTTTCAAGAATTGAAACTGCTGGCCTATAAAGTTTGGTTTTGTTAGATAGGAATTGCAAAAAATCGGTACCATAATCTCTTAAAAACTTGGGAAACCATTTTTGGTCCTCAAATTCAAATAGGTGAACTCTCCCCATTTTCACATGTACTTATGTTCTAAAATTAAGAAATAAAGTTGGTTTACTAATTGTTAAAAACTATCGATTCGTTTGTCGAAAGCCTACGATTAAGAAGTGTTTTTTGACCACTTGTGATTTTCAAACGTATTTTTTTTGATTCCCTTGTAAGCAATACATCCATTGGGGAACCAGATATAAATACATTTTTGAACTCCAGGGAATTCCATTCTGGAGGAAGATGTGGTGTTAATTGGGTCCTATAAAATCCTTTTGGCTCCATTCCCAATAACCCTTCTGTAAAAATTCTACAGTAAAGTGCGCTTTCAGCAGACAGGTGTCTCATGTTATTTTCAGGAAATGCTTCTATAACATAAGGGACATGGTCACCCAATAATCTTTTCTGAGAAAAATATTTCAATTTGTCGTAAGCAATCCCTAAACCATCTGTTTTTATTGCACCTCTCAATGCATATAGTGTAGCCCTGTCCCAAAAAACAACATTGTCGTTTCCTTTTTCCTTGTTCAATTCCACTAGAACACCATTATTGGTCCATAATTTTTCAAACAACGCTTTTATGGTTCCTTTCTGACGGGTAGTAATCCCCATTGTTAAAGGCAGGCAAATCCAATGCCTAAAGTTCTTGTTACCATCAAAATATCTATAGGTATCAAGTCCATCTATTGTTGCTCCAAAGTATTCTTCTATTACCTTCTCCATATTAGTGAGACGGGCTTCATATTTTTTAACCTTTTCCAATAAACCGAGTTCCTTTGCCACACCAATGCCATACTTTAATCCGCCATAATACAATGTTGAAGTTGAAAGATTGGCATCACCCGTTTCTATTCTTCCCTCCATCTCATCAGATTCGGAAACCACAGCACCAAATTCATTCCTATTTTTATGACAATAATCCAAACTCCACTCTACCAAGGGCCACAACTCTTGCGCTCTTTTCAAATTTCCAAATGATAATAAATAATGTGAAGTTCCATATGCAATCATCGCTGCGTCACCCCTATCCAAATGCTTCATGGGAAAATTACCATCTACTTCAAAAGCATATGGAATATGGCCATCACCCTCAGGAATATTTTCCAAGAATTTTTTATATGTGTTAAAGGCAGCAGTGTTTCCTGTTTCATAACCAAGGTAAGGGAAGAACGGACCACTATATTCCACTTGATCATTTGCCCATATTCCTACATAGTAATTACCTCCACCCGGAGAATGCACCAAACCCATAGCAGAATTATAGATACTTTCGGAAGCTCTTATTTTAGAAAAATAAAAGAGGGTATTAATAGTGTCATTAGGTGTTTTCAAAGCCAAATTATCATACATCGTATTCAAAAATTGGTTTCTTTGCCCTAATGCTATTTGAGCATTAAAATTAGCCGTGCCTTCATCATTTAATGTTGCCCCATAATATACCGGAAAACTATACGATGCACCACCAGCTAGGGAAATGCGCTCTTTTGCATCACTAAATGCCTCAATAGCATAGGTGCCCTTGTAACCTAATTCTGTCTGCTTAGTATTAGAATTAGTTATGGAAATTTTCTTTTCGCCAGCATCTATATTTTGCACCTCCCATTGTTCCACGATAAAGCGGTCTTCCATTGAAGGATAGATAGTTCTTGTGATCTTTAATCCTTCTACAGGGCTGGAATAAAAAGTAATCATTCCTCCTATTTCAACGGAATCTATTTGCGAAGGAACTATCGTCTTTTCATTAAAACTGATTAAAGGAGTTGTTTCACTTTCAAAAGTCCTTCTAAAATAAGCTCGATACTTTTTCCATTCAGGTTCATTTGACTTATTGTATGTACGCAATTGCGGAAATATGACATCCTTACTTAGGCTAAGGTTCCTGTCTTCATCAATTTCATAAGATATAATTGCAGCGACGTTTTTCCCTGCCATCTCTATGTTATCCTTGTGAGGCAAGCGCTTTTCATTTGCTACATCCCAAAGAATGCTTTTTTGGTCTTTAATTTTCCAATACGTATTGTTGTCATTTTCCTGGGCTTTTAGATTGAAGGAGATAAGGTATAGAACAAAAAGTATTGGCAAAGGGAGTTTCATATCAAGAATCTTTAGGACAAAAGGTACTTGGAAAAGTAATGATTTTGAAAAGGTTTTTAAAGCTATATCTTAAAAAAAGAATCGACAAATTCATACTTATTAAAGACCTGAAGATCTTCAATACCTTCTCCAACGCCAATGTATTTTACTGGTATTTGAAATTGGTCGGAGATACCAATGACCACTCCGCCCTTTGCAGTGCCATCTAATTTGGTAACAGCTAAACTGCTTACTTCCGTGGCTTTGGTAAATTGTTTTGCTTGTTCAAAAGCGTTTTGTCCTGTGGAGCCATCCAATACCAATAACACTTCATGTGGGGCATCTGCAACTACTTTTTGCATTACCCTTTTCACTTTGGAGAGCTCATTCATTAGATTGACCTTGTTGTGCAATCTACCTGCTGTATCAATCAAAACTATATCGGCATTATCAGCTACTGCGGAATTCAACGTATCAAAAGCCACGGACGCGGGGTCACTTCCCATTTTTTGTTTTATGATAGGTACATCTACTCGTTTTGCCCAAACTTCCAATTGGTCTATAGCAGCTGCTCTAAATGTGTCACCTGCTCCCAGGAATACCTTTAATCCTTGGTTCTTAAATTGATGGGCCAGTTTCCCAATTGTCGTTGTTTTTCCAACTCCGTTTACACCAACAACCATGATGACATAGGGTTTTTTATCAGTAGGAATTACAAACTCAGTATCTTCTCCTACATGAGTTTCTGACAGGAGGCCCGCAATCTCTTCACGAAGAATGGTATTGAGTTCATCTGCACCCATATATTTGTCTCTGGAAACCCTTTCTTCAATACGGTCAATAATCTTCAAAGTGGTGTCAACGCCAACATCAGAAGACACCAAAACTTCCTCAAGGTTATCCAAGACCTCATCATCCACTTTGGATTTACCGGCCACGGCTTTGCTCAACTTACCAAAAAAACTGCTTTTTGACTTTTCGAGACCTTTATCCAGCGTCTCTTTTTTGTCCGAAGAAAATATTTTTTTAAATAGGCTCATATGCGTTCGTCATCAATCTTCAAAGATAGGAAAGTAAGAGGAGTTTTGTTAAATGCATTTTGGGTTTCCACTTTTAAAACAAAAGATTCATAAAATAAAAAAGCCGCTAAATAGCGGCTTTCAATTTTATACTAAGAAAGAATTGATTATTATTTGTTTAACCAATCATTTACTCTTTCTGGAGCCATTACTGATTCAACAAAAGTATATGCTCCGGTTTTTGGAGATTTTACCATTTTAATGGCTTTTGTTAATCTTTTTGAACTACTCTGTAGTGATGCTACCGTCTTCTTTGCCATGACTTAACTTATTTAATTTCTTTATGAACAGTCATACGCTTAAGAATAGGATTGAATTTCTTAATCTCCATTCTATCTGGCGTGTTCTTTTTATTCTTAGTTGTAATGTACCTTGAAGTACCTGGCATACCAGACTCCTTATGCTCTGTACACTCTAAAATAACTTGAATTCTATTTCCTTTCTTTGCCATTGTATCTCGTACTTAAAATCTTATGCCACTTATTTTTTGGAATTGATATCCTTTAAAACAGCAGAGATTCCTTTTTTGTTGATAATCTTTAACCCACGTGTAGACACGTTTAAGGTTACCCAACGATCTTCTTCTGGTATGAAAAATTTCTGCTTAGAAATATTCACATCGAATCTTCTCTTGGTTTTATTGATAGAAAAGGAAACGTTGTTTCCAAACATCACCTTTTTTCCTGTTACTTCACAAATCTTAGACATCTCCCTAACTTTTGAGTGATTTTATTGAGGGTGCAAATTTATAGCATTTTAATGGGACGGGCAAAATTCTTTTTTAGAAATTTAGAATTTCTTTTAGCAATAGTTCAAATGCCTTGTTTAAGGACTTCTGAACAATACGCTCTCGGTGATTACCCATGGTGAATTTTTGGGCGAAAGTACGTTGGGGAGTGCTTACAGCAATAAAGACAGTCCCAACTTCCGCATCAGAATCTCCTTTGGTAGGACCTGCATTACCTGTAGTTGCTATTGAGAAGTCCGTACCCAAAATATTTTTGACATTCTTAGCCATAGTTACCGCCACTTCTTCACTAACCACCGAATACTTTTTAATTACATCTTCAGGTACATGTAACAACTTAATTTTAGTCTCTGTGGCATAACTCACCACACTACCCTTAAAATAAGATGAAGCCCCTGGCATTGAAGTAAGTTGCTGAGCAATCTTGCCCCCGGTGAAACTTTCAGCAGTACCCAAAGTCATTTGTTTTTCAGTAAGCAACTTTGCGATTTGATATTCTATGGATTCTTCTTCCTCTTCACCATAAATAATATCTCCGATTAACGGATATAGTTTTTTTACTTCTGACTCAACTGCGGTCACTATTTCTTCTTTATCAGTGCCTTTTGCACTGAGGCGTAGGCGTACACGTCCTAGATTGGGTAAATACGCAAGTTTTATAAATTGAGGAAGGTTATCTTCCCATTCTTCAATTTTATTGGCGATGGCACTTTCACCCAAACCATAGGTCATTATGGTTTTATGAAATATATGAGGGCGTTTGTATTCTTGTATAATTTTAGGAAGCACCTCATTCTTAATTAAATTTCTCATCTCAAAAGGTACCCCTGGCAATGAAATAAAAGCAGTATCACCCTTTTTCATCCAAAGTCCTGGAGCTGTACCATGTGCATTGTGCAATATTGTTGCCTTTGAAGGCACCAATGCTTGCTTTCTGTTTAAATCTGAGATTGGAGTGGATATGTATTTTTTGAACAGTTCTTCTATATAATTCAAAACCTCATTATCTTCAACAAGCTCATCATTAAAAAACTGACATAGGGTATGTTTGGTGATATCATCTTTTGTTGGACCTAGGCCTCCTGTCATGATAACTACAGATGATCTATCTCCTGCAATTTTCAAAGCTTCTAAAATGTGGTCACGCTCATCTTGTACCGAGGTAATTTGGTACACCGAGACGCCTATCTTATTTAATTCTTTGGAAATGAATGCAGAATTGGAGTCCACAATCTGTCCAATGAGGATTTCGTCCCCAATGGTAATGATTTCTGCCTGCATTTATAGGTTAAAATCTTTTTTGAGTTCTGAAACTACTTGATGCACATCTTTTTTAAGTAAAGGGAACTTACTTTCTATTTCTTGCAGGTTAGTCTCACTTTTACCCAAGGTTTCAATTTCAAGTGCAGTTGCCCTTGTTTGTTCCATGCCCAGTAAATCTACATTGGGTTTTATTTTATGGGCAAGCTTGTATACATTTTCAAAATCCCTTTCGGTTATGGCTTTTTCCAAAGCTTCTAAATCAACAGGAACTTCTTCCAAAAAAACAGAAATTACAGAGGTTATAAAATCATGGTCCCCTTCTGCCATTTCATTAATTTTGTTAAGGTTGTAAATCATTATCTCACATTAATTTCAAACATCTCCTCACCTTCGAGTCTTCCTGAAAGGTAATCATTTGGACTTACTTTACCAACACCCGCTGGCGTACCTGTAAACAAAATATCGCCCTTTTTAAGCATAAAATAGGTAGAAACATAAGCTATTAACTCGTCTATCTTCCACAGCATCAAGGAGGTATTACCATTCTGCACTTTCTCCCCGTTTTTCAATAAGGAAAAATTTAGATTGCCAACATTTTCGTACACGTTTTTAGGCATCCACTTACCAATAACAGCTGAGCCATCAAATCCTTTTGCTTTTTCCCATGGCAAACCTTTCTCCTTAAGTTTAGCTTGAAGGTCCCTAGCCGTTAAATCTATTCCCAAACCAATTTCATCATAATACTTATGTGCAAATTGTTCAGAAATATGTTTGCCTACTTTATTGATCTTGACCAAAACCTCAACTTCATAATGTATATCATTTGAAAATTCAGGAATATAAAAATCCTGTTCTTTAGGTAAAATGGACGAATCTGGCTTTATAAAAACAACTGGTTCAACGGGTCGTTCATTTTTCAACTCTTCAATATGGGCAGCGTAATTTCTGCCGATACAAATCAGTTTCATAAAGTGCTATTTATATTGTTTTTTAAGACAGCTTGTTATTCAGCTTACTCAATTTGATTTGGGTCAATACTTTTTTGGTATATAGCGGAAAATCAGCATTCAAAATCCATCCAAAATAACCTGGTTCGGTTTCCATAACCTCATCTACTGTTTTCCCTTTGTGTTTGCCAAAAGAAAAAATGGGTTGTTCGTCTTCGTTAACACCTATAAAACCAGCAAAATCCAAGGATTGTTTTCTGGTTGTGAACTCAGACAGCTTCTTTACGTTGTTCTCCAATTCTGGGTATCTATCCAATTGCGACAATAGCACCTCATAGGTAGCCATAGTATCTGCTTCTGCACTATGCGCATCTTCTAAACTTTTATCACAATAAAATTTATAGGCAGCTCCCAAAGTGCGTTTTTCCATTTTATGGAAGATTGTTTGCACATCTACAGAAACCATATGTTTCATATCAAAATCAACATCTGCCCTAAGCATTTCTTCTGCAAGAAGCGGAATATCGAACCTATCCGAATTAAAGCCAGCCAAATCACTGTCTTTTATCATCTTGTAGATTTCTTTTGATAATTGTTTGAATGTGGGCTCATTGGCCACTTTCTCATTGGAAATACCATGTATCAACACCACCTCTTGGGGAATGGTCATCTCTGGGTTTACCAACCAAGTTTTGCTCTCCTTGTTGCCATTGGGAAAAACCTTTAGTATTGAGATTTCTACAATTCTATCTTTGGCCACATTTGTACCGGTGGTTTCTAAATCAAAAAAGCAAATGGGTTTGGTTAATTGTAACTCCATAAAAATAATTTTATCGTGATTTAGAAAATAACCATGGTAACAGTTCTGGTTCTGCAAAGGCATTGTCCCAGCTATTATGACCTACTCCCGGATATAACGAATACTTTATATTAATACCAATGTTCTCCATGGCTTTTACCATCTCTGCAGAGTACTTTTCTGGTACTACCGTATCGGCAGCTCCATGAAATACCCACCAATCCGGTTTGCTTAGTTTTTTACTGATTTTTGGGTTAGCGCCTCCACATATGGGAAAAGCCGCAGCAAATACGTTTGGGTTTCTACGAACCAATTCAAAGGTACCCATGCCTCCCATGGAAAGTCCACCCACGTAGATTCTATTTTTATCAATTTTATACGTTTTCTTTATATGTTTCAACAGTCCCTCCAACAACAACATATCTTTTGTGGGTTCTGCATCTTCATAAAAAACAAATTCCCTATTTGGGATATCTCCTTCTACCTTGATCCTTGCCCAAGAACTGTTGGCTGCGCATTGTGGTAGAACCACAATAGCGCGATGGTTATCCCTAATTTCTTTTTTTAGGAACAAGCCAGATCCATGAATCAATTGTGACTCGTTATCATTTCCTCTTTCTCCAGAACCATGCAGAACGAGTATTAATGGGTATTTTTCTGATGGACTATAATCTTTGGGAAATAATATGCGATATGGCATACTGCTCCCATCCTTTTCAAAAACCATTTTCTTGTAAGGGGAAAGGTCTTGTGCCATCATATCATTCGAGAATAAAAAAAGTGATGCCAAACTTAAAGAGATTAAAAACTTCATTGATTGATGAATTTGTTTAAACCTCTAAATTAATAATAGTGTAAAGAATAAAAGGGCTTTAAGGCTAGATTTCTCTATTTATATCCCAAGCTTCAAGATAATCCGCCACTGTTTTAACAAACATTCCTCCTAGCGCACCGTTGACCACTCTATGATCATAGCTGTGAGAAAGGAACATTTTACTGCGAATACCTATAAATTCTCCTTGATTGGTCTCTATAACCGAAGGCATCTTTCTTATGGCACCAAGGGCCAAAATACCAACCTGAGGCTGATTAATAATAGGCGTTCCAAAAATACTTCCAAACGAACCAACGTTGGTAACGGTATACGTGCCGTCCTTGATTTCATCTGGCTTAAGCTGATTGTTCCTAGATCTATTGGCAAGGTCATTCACAGTTTTAGCCATTCCTACCAAATTAAGCTGATCGGCATTTTTAATTACGGGAACAATTAAGTTGCCGTCTGGCAGTGCTGCTGCCATACCAATGTTTATGTTTTTCTTTTTAATGACTTTATCTCCATCAAGGGAAATGTTGACCATTGGGTATTTTTTTAAGGCTACCGCAACAGCTTCCATAAATATTGGGGTAAATGTTAATTTTTCTCCTTCTCTTTCTTCAAAAGCCTTTTTAAATTTATTCCTCCAATTAACAACATTGGTAACATCTACTTCCACAAAACTTTGAACATGTGCAGATGTGGATATGCTATCCACCATATGTTGAGCAATTAACTTGCCCATGCGAGTTAATGGGATTATTTCATCACCATCCGCAACGGACACTGGAGTTGTTTTTGGTTTTTCTGCGGTTACTTTTGCTGTTTCTGTTTGAATTACCGGTTTGCTTACCTCTTTAGTAATTGGAGTCGAAACAGCTGTAGCATTTCCGTTTGAGGAACGGTTTTCCAAAAATGATTTTACATCGTTCTTGGTTACCCTACCTTCTTTTCCGGTACCTATTATTGCTTCCAGTTCTTCCATGGAAATTCCCTCTTCCTTGGCTATATTCTTCACCAATGGCGAATAAAACCTTTCGGAACTTGAAAAATCTTGTGCCGGTGCAGCAACGGACTCTTTTATTTGAGCCATTTCGTTTTCTATGGCCACTACAGGAGTTTCTGCTATATCATCAGTTTCCTCAACAGTATCTGTACCATTCGAAGTAACCTCAACAACATCTCCATCAGTTTGCACTACCGCTACCACTTCACCCACTTTTATGATGTCATCAACATCAAATCGTTTTTCCAATAACACGCCTTCAACTTCACTTGGCACTTCTGAGTCTACCTTGTCCGTAGCAATTTCAAATATTGCTTCATCCATTTCAATGGTATCTCCTACTTCCTTCAACCAAGTAGTCAATGTTGCCTCTGCAACACTCTCTCCCATTTGCGGTAATTTCAATTCAAATTTTGACATATTCTTATTTAACGAAGTAATATCGACTTATATTTTGCAAAAATACTAAAGAAAACTCCTTATCCTTAATTTATGTGCATTTTTTAATCACTATTTAATTTGTTTTGATGGAGCTTTCAAAAGGAACTCTGTTTAAGATACTCCTACCCAATGTAACCTCATCTGTGTACTCCAATTCATCCCCAACGGATATTCCACGTGCAATTGTTGAAGTAGTAACATCCAATTCTTCTAATTGTCTATAGATATAAAAGTTGGTGGTATCGCCTTCCATTGTAGAGCTTAAAGCAAAAATTAGTTCTTTAACCGTACCTTCTTTTACCCTATTAACCAGAGAAGCAATGTTCAGGTCTTGAGGCCCAACACCTTCCATCGGCGATATTTTGCCCCCCAGCACATGATACAGTCCCTGATATTGGGATGTATTCTCAATGGCCATGACATCCCTAATATCCTCAACCACGCACACCAAAGTTTCGTCCCTCTTTGGGTTACCGCAAATCTCACACAGTATTGTATCGGAAATGTTATGGCAGCTGCTACAGAAATTGACCTCTCCTCTAAGCTTTGTTAATGCATCGGACAAAAAATTTGTTCGCTCTTCTGGTTGTTTTAGAAGGTGCAATACCAATCTTAATGCCGTGCGTTTTCCAATGCCCGGTAGTTGAGACATTTCATAAACTGCATTCTCCAAAAGCTTTGACGAAAATTCCATACCTACAATTATCAAACAAAATTACAATTTTACCGTTACCAATTTACTTTTGTACTTTGCAAATCAAATTCCAAATATGTCCTCAATACAAATTCTATTGCTCATTGGTGCTTATTTTCTAGTATTAATGACCATCTCCTACTTCACGGGAAAAAACGATTCTAATTCAGATTTTTTTAAAGCAGGTAAACAATCACCATGGTATTTAGTTGCATTTGGTATGGTAGGTGCCTCACTTTCAGGAGTTACCTTTATTTCGGTCCCCGGATGGATAGAAGATTCTCAATTTGGTTATATACAAGTAGTTTTTGGCTTCTTGTTTGGATATTTTGTTGTTGCTTATGTTCTACTGCCGTTATATTATAAGTACAATCTTACCTCAATTTATGAGTATTTATTAGACCGTTTTGGCACTGTTAGTCATAAAACAGGTGCTTTTTTCTTTTTTATCTCTAGGGTTTTGGGTGCCGCCTTTAGATTATATCTAGTAGCTATAGTATTGCAACAATTTGTTTTTGATGATTTAGGTATTCGTTTTGAGTTTACCGTGATTATTTCCATTCTGTTAATTTGGATTTATACGAACAGGGGAGGCATAAAAACCATCGTTTGGACAGATACCTTACAGACCTTATTTATGATTCTGGCCGTGGTATTATCCGTAATATTTATTCTTGATGAATTGAATTGGACTTTTAGTGAATTTTTGAGTTCTGAGGAATTAAAACCTTACAGTCAATTTCTTTATACCGATAGTCTATTGGAACGCAATCATTTTATCAAATCTTTTGTTGGCGGTATGTTCATAACTATTTGTATGACCGGATTAGATCAGGATATGATGCAAAAAAATCTTACCTGCAAATCTTTAAAGGATGCGCAAAAAAATATGGTTTCATTTAGTTTGGTTCTCGTAGGGGTAACATTTTTATTTATGTTGCTCGGAGCTTTGTTGTTCATTTATTCAGGTAAAAATGGCATCTCCATCCCGCTAATGGACGGTTCGCCAAAATCAGATTTGTTGTTTCCTGAAATTGCATTGAACAGTGGTTTGGGGCTAACCTTGGCCATTACTTTTATGTTAGGATTGATTGCTGCTGCCTACAGCAGTGCAGATAGTGCGCTAACATCCCTTACCACTTCTTTTTGCGTAGATTTTTTAAATGTTGAAAAAAGAAAGGAAGAAGAACAAAAAAAAGTCAGAAAACGCACCCATATTGCGATGAGCATTATGCTCATATTGGTCATTATTTCCTTTAAGTACATTTTGAGCAGTAACGTGATTGATAGTTTGTTAACGGTATCCGGATATACATATGGACCATTATTGGGCCTATTTGCTTTCGGCATTTTAACCAAACATCAAATAAAGGACAAATATGTTTGGGTTGTTTCAATATTGTCTGTGGTTGTCATAGCCCTAGTAGCCAATATTCCTTCTTCGTTTCTAGGTGGCTATATAGTTGGTTATGAGTTGTTGCCGTTGAATGGTTTATTAACCTTTTTTGGACTTTGGTTAATTAGGACACGAAAGCCTATCTCTAGTATTGACCAGTAGCCAATAAAACCAGAGTGCAGGCTACCTCAACTTTTATTCCTGCCGCTTCTAGGATTTTATAAAACTCAGGGTTTTCAGTACCAGGATTAAAAATTACCCTTCGGGGCTTTAGTTGAACAATATCATTGTAGTATTGTTCTTGCCTTTTGGGGTTTAGATATAAAGTTATAGTATCAATATTTTGGAAATCATTTAGGTTGGTTTTAATTTGTACCCCAGAAACAGCTCCCTCCATTACTCCAAACGCTTCTGTTTCAATTTTGCTTTCAATCAAACGATGGATTGCCAAATTACTATATCTACTGGGGTTTAAAGATGCTCCCAAAACTAGTGTCTTAACCATTTGTTAATTTATATGTTAAACTAAATTAAAGATTGTAACTAATCAAAAAAAAACTCGTCTATTGTACGTGTAAAAGAAATCATTGGTAAGACTGTATTTTTTTATAGTTAATGGTTAGTGTTTAGTATAGCTTATCAATGTAAAGAACCCTGGTGTTTCGATTGTTATCGTAAGCCAGGGTTTATCTTTAAAAAGCAATCACTTTTCATAGTTGTTCAACTACCCCTTCTGTTAAAAAATGTTAAACACATTTTTATTTGTAACATCTTTCGTTTAACGTCGTCTTGTAGGCAACATCAATCTAATCAAAAAACGATCAAACTCATGAAAAGAGTAATTTTACTTTTCACACTGCTTTTGTGCAGTATGCACTCAACATCTTTAACTGCCAACAATGATACGGACACTGCAATAGGTTCAATATCTGGTACAGTAATAGATAATACCTTAAAACAACCTGTTGCTTACGCGGCCATTGTAATTAAATCTGAAGATGGCAGCAAAACCATTACTGGGGGGATCACGACAGAGGAAGGGAATTTTGAAATAAAAAAATTACCTGAAGGCTCTTTTATTATGGAAGTTCAATTCATTGGGTACAAAACGCATTCCCAAAAATTGGTTATTACCAAAAAGAACCGAAAAGTTGAAGTTGGAACCATAACCTTAATGGAAGACACGGAAGAACTATCTGAAGTTGAAGTTGTTGCGGAACGCACCACCATTGAACAACGCGTGGACAGAAAGGTTATAAACGTTGGAAAGGACTTAACCACTGCAGGAGCAACGGCATCAGATATTATGAACAATATTCCTTCTGTAAATGTAGACTCGCAAACCGGCGATATTTCCATGAGGGGCAACTCAAATGTACGCGTGATGGTGGATGGAAAATTGTCCAATGTACCTGTTGCTCAACTGTTGCGTCAAATACCATCAACTTCCATTAAATCAATAGAATTAATTACAAACCCATCAGCTAAGTACAATCCTGAAGGCATGAGCGGTATTATCAACATCATACTGCACAAAAATGCCAATATTGGGTTTAACGGAAACATTACCACTGGACTCACCAAAGGCATCGAGGCCAAATTCAATAGTTCCATTGACATGAACTATAGACAAAGGAAATTCAATTTTTAT is a genomic window of Flagellimonas sp. CMM7 containing:
- the ftsY gene encoding signal recognition particle-docking protein FtsY → MSLFKKIFSSDKKETLDKGLEKSKSSFFGKLSKAVAGKSKVDDEVLDNLEEVLVSSDVGVDTTLKIIDRIEERVSRDKYMGADELNTILREEIAGLLSETHVGEDTEFVIPTDKKPYVIMVVGVNGVGKTTTIGKLAHQFKNQGLKVFLGAGDTFRAAAIDQLEVWAKRVDVPIIKQKMGSDPASVAFDTLNSAVADNADIVLIDTAGRLHNKVNLMNELSKVKRVMQKVVADAPHEVLLVLDGSTGQNAFEQAKQFTKATEVSSLAVTKLDGTAKGGVVIGISDQFQIPVKYIGVGEGIEDLQVFNKYEFVDSFFKI
- a CDS encoding Hpt domain-containing protein — protein: MIYNLNKINEMAEGDHDFITSVISVFLEEVPVDLEALEKAITERDFENVYKLAHKIKPNVDLLGMEQTRATALEIETLGKSETNLQEIESKFPLLKKDVHQVVSELKKDFNL
- the rpmB gene encoding 50S ribosomal protein L28 is translated as MSKICEVTGKKVMFGNNVSFSINKTKRRFDVNISKQKFFIPEEDRWVTLNVSTRGLKIINKKGISAVLKDINSKK
- a CDS encoding six-hairpin glycosidase-like protein — its product is MKLPLPILFVLYLISFNLKAQENDNNTYWKIKDQKSILWDVANEKRLPHKDNIEMAGKNVAAIISYEIDEDRNLSLSKDVIFPQLRTYNKSNEPEWKKYRAYFRRTFESETTPLISFNEKTIVPSQIDSVEIGGMITFYSSPVEGLKITRTIYPSMEDRFIVEQWEVQNIDAGEKKISITNSNTKQTELGYKGTYAIEAFSDAKERISLAGGASYSFPVYYGATLNDEGTANFNAQIALGQRNQFLNTMYDNLALKTPNDTINTLFYFSKIRASESIYNSAMGLVHSPGGGNYYVGIWANDQVEYSGPFFPYLGYETGNTAAFNTYKKFLENIPEGDGHIPYAFEVDGNFPMKHLDRGDAAMIAYGTSHYLLSFGNLKRAQELWPLVEWSLDYCHKNRNEFGAVVSESDEMEGRIETGDANLSTSTLYYGGLKYGIGVAKELGLLEKVKKYEARLTNMEKVIEEYFGATIDGLDTYRYFDGNKNFRHWICLPLTMGITTRQKGTIKALFEKLWTNNGVLVELNKEKGNDNVVFWDRATLYALRGAIKTDGLGIAYDKLKYFSQKRLLGDHVPYVIEAFPENNMRHLSAESALYCRIFTEGLLGMEPKGFYRTQLTPHLPPEWNSLEFKNVFISGSPMDVLLTRESKKIRLKITSGQKTLLNRRLSTNESIVFNN
- the rpmG gene encoding 50S ribosomal protein L33; the encoded protein is MAKKGNRIQVILECTEHKESGMPGTSRYITTKNKKNTPDRMEIKKFNPILKRMTVHKEIK
- a CDS encoding DUF4295 domain-containing protein, yielding MAKKTVASLQSSSKRLTKAIKMVKSPKTGAYTFVESVMAPERVNDWLNK
- a CDS encoding fumarylacetoacetate hydrolase family protein gives rise to the protein MKLICIGRNYAAHIEELKNERPVEPVVFIKPDSSILPKEQDFYIPEFSNDIHYEVEVLVKINKVGKHISEQFAHKYYDEIGLGIDLTARDLQAKLKEKGLPWEKAKGFDGSAVIGKWMPKNVYENVGNLNFSLLKNGEKVQNGNTSLMLWKIDELIAYVSTYFMLKKGDILFTGTPAGVGKVSPNDYLSGRLEGEEMFEINVR
- a CDS encoding competence/damage-inducible protein A, translated to MQAEIITIGDEILIGQIVDSNSAFISKELNKIGVSVYQITSVQDERDHILEALKIAGDRSSVVIMTGGLGPTKDDITKHTLCQFFNDELVEDNEVLNYIEELFKKYISTPISDLNRKQALVPSKATILHNAHGTAPGLWMKKGDTAFISLPGVPFEMRNLIKNEVLPKIIQEYKRPHIFHKTIMTYGLGESAIANKIEEWEDNLPQFIKLAYLPNLGRVRLRLSAKGTDKEEIVTAVESEVKKLYPLIGDIIYGEEEEESIEYQIAKLLTEKQMTLGTAESFTGGKIAQQLTSMPGASSYFKGSVVSYATETKIKLLHVPEDVIKKYSVVSEEVAVTMAKNVKNILGTDFSIATTGNAGPTKGDSDAEVGTVFIAVSTPQRTFAQKFTMGNHRERIVQKSLNKAFELLLKEILNF